The following are from one region of the Heterodontus francisci isolate sHetFra1 chromosome 34, sHetFra1.hap1, whole genome shotgun sequence genome:
- the LOC137348832 gene encoding gastrula zinc finger protein XlCGF57.1-like — translation MEAKSVEKPYTCSVCGRGFSRSAGLSICTECGKGFTQSSSLLAHQRVHTGERPFTCTECGKGFTQLSNLQTHQRIHTGERPFTCTECGKGYIHLCALLTHQRVHTGERPFTCNDCGKGFIRSSALLMHQRVHTGERPFTCSECGKRFSLSGNLLAHQRIHTGERPFTCSDCGKGFTASSTLQIHQRVHTGERPFTCSECGKGFTTSCKLVKHKRVHTGERPFTCSECGKGFADSTARLTHQRVHTGERPFTCSVCGKRFTQSSHLVSHQFIHIGERSFICSVCRKGFTQPSYLLRHQRVHR, via the exons atggaagcaaaaagtgtggagaaaccgtacacgtgttctgtgtgtggacgaggcttcagccgATCAGCTGGCCTGTCG atctgcactgagtgtgggaagggatttactcagtcatcctccctactcgcacaccaacgagttcacactggggagaggccattcacctgcactgagtgtgggaagggattcactcagttatcaaacctgcagacacaccagcgaattcacactggggagaggccattcacctgcactgagtgtgggaagggatacaTTCATTTATGCGCCCTACtaacacaccaacgagttcacactggggagaggccattcacctgcaatgattgtgggaagggattcattcgttCATCCGCCCTACtgatgcaccagcgagttcacactggggagaggccgttcacctgctccgagtgtgggaagagattctctctgtcagggaacctgctggcacatcaacgaattcacactggggagaggccattcacctgctctgattgtgggaagggattcactgcttcatccaccctgcagatacaccagcgagttcacactggggagaggccattcacctgctccgagtgtgggaagggattcactacttcatgcaAGCTGGTGAAAcacaagcgagttcacactggtgagaggcctttcacctgctctgagtgtgggaagggatttgctgatTCAACTGCTCGGctgacgcaccagcgagttcacactggagagcggccattcacctgctccgtatgtgggaagagatttactcagtcatcccacctggtgtCACATCAGTTCATTCACATTGGGGAGAGGTcattcatctgctccgtgtgtaggaagggattcactcagccatcctatctgctgagacaccagcgagttcacagataa